One stretch of Cheilinus undulatus linkage group 5, ASM1832078v1, whole genome shotgun sequence DNA includes these proteins:
- the LOC121509800 gene encoding adhesive plaque matrix protein-like, with protein sequence MADRNDRPPNQDKPTVHQTHRPSDPHSPSDPQTPTVHQTLRPSQSIRPTDPQTPTVHQTHRPSDPHSPSDPQTLRPPQSIRPSDPQTPTVHQTLRPSQSIRPTDPQTPTVHQTHRPSDPHSPSDPQTPTVHQTLRPSQSIRPTDPQTPTVHQTHRPSDPHSPSDPQTLRHPQSHRPSDPHSPSDPQTLTVPQTLRPSDPTVHQTSDPHSPSDPQTLTVHQSHRPSDPHSPSDPQTLTVPQTHRPSDPHSPSDPQTLTVHQTLRPPQSIRPTDPQTPTVHQTLRPSQSIRPTDPQTPTVHQTHRPSDPHSPSDPQTLRPPQSHRPSDPHSPTDPQTLRPPQSIRPSDPQTPTVHQTHRPSDPHSPSDPQTLRPPQSIRPSDPHSPSDPQTLRPPQSIRPTDPQTPTVHQTLRPSQSIRPTDPQTPTVHQTHRPSDPHSPSDPHSPSDPQTLRPPQSIRPSDAHSPSDPQTLRPPQSIRPTDPQTPTVPQTLRPSDPHSPSDPQTLRLPQSIRPTDPQTPTDPQTLRPPQSHRPSDPQTPTVHQTLRPSDPHSPSDPQTLRPPQSIRPTDPQTPTVHQTLRPPQSIRPTDPQTPADPQTLRPPQSIRPSDPHSPSDPQTLRAPQSIRPTDPQTPTVPQTLRPPQSIRPTDPQTPTVPQTHRPTDAHSPTDPQTSDPHSQSDPQTLRPPQSIRPTDPQTPTVHQTLRPPQSIRPTDPQTPQSIRPSDPTVHQTHRPSDPHSPSYPQTLRPPQSHRPSDPQTPTVNQTLRPSDPHSPSDPQTLRPPQSIRPTDPQTPSVHQTHRPSDPHSPTDPQTPTDPQTLRPSDPLSPSDPQTLRPPQSIRPTDPQTPTVHQTHRPSDPHSPSDPQTPTRQQTPRPSDPPDPQTLRPPQSHRPSDPHSPSDPQTLRLPQSIRPTDPQTPTVPQTLRPPQSHRPSDPHRPTDPQTLRPPQSIRPTDPQTPTVPQTLRPVLKSLVLMDWSR encoded by the exons ATGGCGGACAGGAA TGACCGTCCCCCTAATCAGGATAAACCCACAGTCCATCAGACCCACAGACCCTCAGACCCCCACAGTCCATCAGACCCTCAGACGCCCACAGTCCATCAGACCCTCAGACCCTCACAGTCCATCAGACCCACAGACCCTCAGACCCCCACAGTCCATCAGACCCACAGACCCTCAGACCCCCATAGTCCATCAGACCCACAGACCCTCAGACCCCCACAGTCCATCAGACCCTCAGACCCTCAGACCCCCACAGTCCATCAGACCCTCAGACCCTCACAGTCCATCAGACCCACAGACCCTCAGACCCCCACAGTCCATCAGACCCACAGACCCTCAGACCCCCACAGTCCATCAGACCCTCAGACGCCCACAGTCCATCAGACCCTCAGACCCTCACAGTCCATCAGACCCACAGACCCTCAGACCCCCACAGTCCATCAGACCCACAGACCCTCAGACCCCCATAGTCCATCAGACCCACAGACCCTCAGACACCCTCAGTCCCACAGACCCTCAGACCCCCACAGTCCATCAGACCCTCAGACCCTCACAGTCCCACAGACCCTCAGACCCTCAGACCCCACAGTCCATCAGACCTCAGACCCCCACAGTCCATCAGACCCTCAGACCctcacagtccatcagtcccaCAGACCCTCAGACCCCCACAGTCCATCAGACCCTCAGACCCTCACAGTCCCTCAGACCCACAGACCCTCAGACCCCCACAGTCCATCAGACCCTCAGACCCTCACAGTCCATCAGACCCTCAGACCCCCACAGTCCATCAGACCCACAGACCCTCAGACCCCCACAGTCCATCAGACCCTCAGACCCTCACAGTCCATCAGACCCACAGACCCTCAGACCCCCACAGTCCATCAGACCCACAGACCCTCAGACCCCCACAGTCCATCAGACCCACAGACCCTCAGACCCCCACAGTCCCACAGACCCTCAGACCCCCACAGTCCCACAGACCCTCAGACCCTCAGACCCCCACAGTCCATCAGACCCTCAGACCCTCAGACCCCCACAGTCCATCAGACCCACAGACCCTCAGACCCCCACAGTCCATCAGACCCTCAGACCCTCAGACCCCCACAGTCCATCAGACCCTCAGACCCTCACAGTCCATCAGACCCACAGACCCTCAGACCCCCACAGTCCATCAGACCCACAGACCCTCAGACCCCCACAGTCCATCAGACCCTCAGACCCTCACAGTCCATCAGACCCACAGACCCTCAGACCCCCACAGTCCATCAGACCCACAGACCCTCAGACCCCCACAGTCCATCAGACCCTCACAGTCCATCAGACCCACAGACCCTCAGACCCCCACAGTCCATCAGACCCTCAGACGCCCACAGTCCATCAGACCCACAGACCCTCAGACCCCCACAGTCCATCAGACCCACAGACCCTCAGACCCCCACAGTCCCACAGACCCTCAGACCCTCAGACCCCCACAGTCCATCAGACCCACAGACCCTCAGACTCCCACAGTCCATCAGACCCACAGACCCTCAGACCCCCACAGACCCACAGACCCTCAGACCCCCACAGTCCCACAGACCCTCAGACCCTCAGACCCCCACAGTCCATCAGACCCTCAGACCCTCAGACCCCCACAGTCCATCAGACCCACAGACCCTCAGACCCCCACAGTCCATCAGACCCACAGACCCTCAGACCCCCACAGTCCATCAGACCCTCAGACCCCCACAGTCCATCAGACCCACAGACCCTCAGACCCCCGCAGACCCACAGACCCTCAGACCCCCACAGTCCATCAGACCCTCAGACCCCCACAGTCCATCAGACCCACAGACCCTCAGAGCCCCACAGTCCATCAGACCCACAGACCCTCAGACCCCCACAGTCCCACAGACCCTCAGACCCCCACAGTCCATCAGACCCACAGACCCTCAGACCCCCACAGTCCCTCAGACCCACAGACCCACAGACGCCCACAGTCCCACCGACCCACAGACCTCAGACCCCCACAGTCAATCAGACCCTCAGACCCTCAGACCCCCACAGTCCATCAGACCCACAGACCCTCAGACCCCCACAGTCCATCAGACCCTCAGACCCCCACAGTCCATCAGACCCACAGACCCTCAGACCCCACAGTCCATCAGACCCTCAGACCCCACAGTCCATCAGACCCACAGACCCTCAGACCCCCACAGTCCATCATACCCACAGACCCTCAGACCCCCACAGTCCCACAGACCCTCAGACCCTCAGACCCCCACAGTCAATCAGACCCTCAGACCCTCAGACCCCCACAGTCCATCAGACCCACAGACCCTCAGACCCCCACAGTCCATCAGACCCACAGACCCTCAGACTCCCTCAGTCCATCAGACCCACAGACCCTCAGACCCCCACAGTCCCACCGACCCTCAGACCCCCACAGACCCACAGACCCTCAGACCCTCAGACCCCCTCAGTCCATCAGACCCACAGACCCTCAGACCCCCACAGTCCATCAGACCCACAGACCCTCAGACCCCCACAGTCCATCAGACCCACAGACCCTCAGACCCCCACAGTCCATCAGACCCTCAGACCCCCACACGCCAGCAGACCCCCAGACCCTCAGACCCCCCAGACCCACAGACCCTCAGACCCCCACAGTCCCACAGACCCTCAGACCCCCACAGTCCATCAGACCCACAGACCCTCAGACTCCCACAGTCCATCAGACCCACAGACCCTCAGACCCCCACAGTCCCACAGACCCTCAGACCCCCACAGTCCCACAGACCCTCAGACCCCCACAGACCCACAGACCCTCAGACCCTCAGACCCCCTCAGTCCATCAGACCCACAGACCCTCAGACCCCCACAGTCCCACAGACCCTCAGACCAGTTTTAAAGTCTCTTGTTTTGATGGACTGGTCCAGGTAA